The Candidatus Limnocylindrales bacterium genome includes the window CATTGAGAGGGGTAAACATGCCGGCTACTCCTTGAATTTGATGGGCTCCGAAAATCACCGTAGAGGTAATGGGACTTACCTCGATTTCCTGTCTGAGTAAGGATGAGCCCCCCTTCAACTTTCCACCGAGGAAGGGTAAACGGGGACGCTCTCCCACGTTAAAAAAGTAGGTTGTTTTTCCGTCTAAAGTCAGTTCTGACCTTCCGGCTACTTTCCTCTCTTGCTTTCTGGAAACCTTCCAACTTCGACCATCGTAGAAATCGAGGGATATACCCCGCCAGTAGAGTAAAGTCGAGGGTTTTCCGGATATATCCGGGAGTTCCACCCGCATAATCGGCGTATGGTTCTTCCGGATATTCCCAAAGGAACCCAGTATTACCTCGTCGGAGAAACCCGAAACAGGTTGAATCCTCTCCTTCTCCTGGAAAAAATAACCAATACTGATCCGAGGGACTACAAAGAAAATCGTCAGGGTAACTGCAAACATCAGAAGGGTGAGCATCGAGGTACCCAGGAAAAAAGAGGGATTAAGGATACTCTCAAACCGATACATCTGAAAGATATTCGGATGCGGCGTACGTTCGGAATCCAGAGCATAGGACGCAATGGATAAAATCTGGGGCTTTTGATGGATCTCGATCTGTTGTTTAAGATGAAAGATAATTAAGGTCCAGGTGGCCAGAACGGTATATAAGATAAAGGGGATGGAGAAGATCACATCGGTTGTTACAACCGCAACGGTTAAAAGTTGAATGAAACTAATAACATAAAGAAACAGGTAATCTCTATTTTCTTTTTTCTGGAAGAGCTTTGTGACTTGAAGAAAGATCAGAAAGCTTACAATCCCTACAACGGGATATCTTCGGATAAAAAGGATGTCTACAATGGACAGGAAGGCCGCCGGTAGAATCAAGGCATTCCAGAAGCGGTTGGATATACGAAGATGGATTCTATCGCTGTCGATCATCCATCCTGTGGTAAGAAGGATCGTAAAGAGAATCAGATAGGAAGTACCAAAAAACTCCGTAAGAAGTAAGGATAGGAAGCCACATGCGATGAGTAGATAACTGAATAACCTAAAGTAGGAAAGGAGTTTCATTTTTGTCCCTGGTCGGTAGTCAGGAGTTCAGCATCTTAAGTCTGTGGATTAAGGTTTAAGGGCCATCCTTTATGGGAATTGACTGAAAGGGTCGATGGCCATCGACCCGTACTGATGATATACCTCTAATGAACCCAGAACTGTGGAAAATGGACGTTTTTCCATCAAGACCTATAAGGATCTGCAGACCGCCTTTTCCATTCAGCTTTTGCGCTGCAGCAAGGAGCCTTGCGCGGGCCTGCCCATGGGTTGGTTCCAGAAGTGCTAAAACTCGTAGAATTTTAAACAGATGGACACAACCCCCATTGAAGGAGACCGTTTCAGAAGGGGTGATTAACTGGACCTCAAAGTTTTGATGGAGAAAATGCCAGGCGTAAGAAGCCGCCATATCCACAGCATCGTCGAGCTTCTGAACCAGACTTTGACTCCCCATTTCGGCTTCCCACTCGGAGGGACAGGAAGTATCCACGATCAGAGTCGCCCTCCTTCTGGACTCATCTTCAAATTCCCGGACCATGAGTCGAGACGACTTGGCCGTTGTTTTCCAATGGATCCGTCGGGAACTATCCCCGGGAGTATACTCTCGAATCCCATTAAAATCCGTCCCCATCCCCCTCCGATCTACCTCCTGTTCTCCCTCCAGAAAAGCAGGGGAATCGGATAACCCGTGAATCGATTCGATTTTGGGATAGACCAGGACCTTCTGTTTGGGATCTAAAATCCTGGCACGCAGGCAAAGGCCGAAGGGATATCCTGTCGAGACTTTAAGTCCCTTCAAGGAATGAAGGCCCCGGCGGCCGAGAACCAGGGTATATCGAAGGGTTACCTCACCTTTTGCCGGTATTTTTATGAAAAAGGCCTTCGGTAACTCTGAAAATTCTTGCGAAAGATCCTCAACCAGAAGCGAAAAGGAAGGGAAGAGTCGCTTATGGTTAGTTAAAGTTACTTTCACAGAAAAAGGTTTACGCGCGTAAATGTGTTCGGGGAGGGTTCTCTGAACCTGAATTTTTCGAAGGGAAAGGGTGGAAAGGAGTCCAGAAGTGATAATAAAGCTGGACATCATTCCGAGAATTAAATAAAGTAAATTGTTACCGGTATTAACCGCGGCAATCCCGATGAGGAGGGTTAAACCTGAGAATATTTTTCCTTCGCGGGTCAACTTAACGATGTAGTTAGAGGGCCACATGTATCTTTAATATAGCAACTTCTGTTCCAGGATGCCAGAGCTTTTTGTGGCCCTCTCTCTCCATCTCCGGTTTTTCAAAAATCTTAACCAAGTACGGGCGCAAGGCCTTGCGCCCCTACTGGTTCCTTCCTTCCATCTCCTTATCGGGCTCCCTTTCCATCCCAGATTTTCAAAAAATCTCAAGGATGGTTGACAACTTCAAGTCCTTTGGTCAGCCGCTCTTTCAGTTGAATCATTAGCTGGAATAGATTTTCTTTCAAGACATCCCCGTTTTTAAATCGGACCCAGACCCGGTCGATCTGCTCTTCGAGCTTTCGGACTTCGCGCCATAGATTGGGATATCTCCGCAACCGGGCTCTAAAATTTAAAGGGGCTCTGGGATAAGAGAATTGCTGGATAAGCTCTTCATAAAATTGATCCGGGTTAAACCTAGACCCGGTATATCTTTCTTTCAATTCTTTTACTTCTAAAAACTCCATACTGCTTTCAAACGTTTCAAGGGAGAGGTCATCCTCTCATGAAGTTGTTGGAAATAGCATTGATCTGTTGATAGAGATAAAGAGTGTCTGGAGATTTGAGACCTTTAAAATCTCCGGGCACCCCCTATCTCCAAGACTAAGATTTCCAGACCTATACCTCGGCAAGGGTAGATACTTCCACCTCCTCGGAAATGCTTCCCATCTCCATAAATCCTTCCGGTTCCGGCGTTGAAACAGATTTCATACTCCGGGGTTTATCCAGACTCCAACGCTCTCGAATCTGCTGGGTGATCATCTCGGTTACTTCGGGATGTTCTTTTAAATAGGCCTTGACTGCCTCCCGTCCCTGTCCAATTCGCTCTCCATTATAGGCATACCAGGCTCCACTTTTGGTCATGATACCCAGGTTGGAAGCCAGATCCAGGATATCTCCTTCTCTGGAGATCCCTTCTCCGTAAAGGATATCGAACTCGGCTTCCTTAAAGGGAGGAGCTACTTTGTTTTTAACCACCTTGACTTTGGTTCGACTTCCAATAACATCCTGACCTTGCTTGATGGAAGTCATTTTGCGCACCTCCAGTCGTTGGGAAGCATAAAACTTAAGGGCCCTTCCCCCCGTGGTCGTTTCGTTATTACCGAACATAATCCCGATTTTTTCACGAATCTGATTGATAAAAATCACCGTTGTACGGGATTTACTGATGACAGCGGCCAGTTTCCGCATGGCCTGGGACATCAATCGGGCTTGAAGCCCCATCTGAGCATCTCCCATTTCCCCTTCCAACTCCGCTTTGGGTACCAGCGCTGCAACGGAATCGATAATAACCAGATCAATAGCACCGCTTCGAACCAGAATATCGGCGATTTCTAAAGCCTGCTCTCCATGATCGGGTTGGGAAATGAGAAGTTCATCGGTATTGACCCCTAATCTTCTGGCATACTTGGCATCCAGGGCGTGCTCTGCATCGATAAAAGCGACGGTACCCCCTTGTTTTTGAGCTTCGGCGGCAATATGAAGCGCCAGGGTGGTCTTGCCGGAAGCTTCCGTTCCGTAAATTTCAATAATTCGACCCCGGGGTACCCCGCCAACCCCAAGGGCTAAATCCAGAGATAAACACCCTGTTGAGATAACCGGGATGTTTTCGACCGTTTCCTCTTGACCGAGTTTCATAATGGCCCCTTTTCCGAACTGCTTGTTGATTTGTGAAACTGCTAAATCTAAGGCTTTCGACCGTTTTTCTAAATCATTGTTATTCATATAGATTAACCTGATTTGCAATTTACCGGTTAGGGTTTTTGCAAAGAGTGGAAAGAGACGAAGCTCTGGAAGGTTCTTGTACCCTTATGGCTTCCCCCTTATCCTTTCTTAAAAAAATAGGTTTCCTGCAGATCATGCCTTTTATTCTAAGCTAGGGCGAAAAAAAGACGAAGTCAAGAAAAAAAATAAAAAGTTTCACAAAAAATTTTCAGCAAAGGACGGTAAGATAGAACGGTGACCAAAAAAGGAAGAAGGGTAAGGCCGGTCAGGAGGTATGGATCATTTACCTTTTTACTTTAGGGGGTCCATTGGAAGCCCAAAGAGGAAACCACCGAGAAATCAGGAGTGGATTGAGGTCGATTGAGGTTTTCCACGCCGCCCAGTTTCCAAATCAGATCCTTCCAAATCCGACAACTAAATCCCGCCGTCAACTCAAAAGCACTTCCATTATCCAGGGAGGTAGCCCCTGTGTCGTGAAAGGGGGTGGTATGGAATCCCAACTGGGCAAGGAGCGAAAACCGGGGGGTCCATCTGTATTCGCCGGCAAACCCAAAGCTAAAAATCGGACGGAGATCCCAATCAAAAGGTTCCAAAGGACCTCCCGGAAAGATGAGATTGGTGTCTCCATATAGGGTGAAGTTTCCAAGGGATTTTTGGAAGACCGCTCCGATTCCAAAGTCGGGATGACCGCTTCCGAAGACTAAAGTTTCATCTCCTGTGGGAAGTTTAAGAGCTGCCCGGGCAGCTATTCCCCAGTGACCCGGGCTTTCCTTGACCAAGTGGAATTTTCCCTTTAAAATAATATCTCCCGGTCCGGAGTCTCCCGTTGTAAACTCCAAAGAAGTTCCATCGGTGGTTCGGAGAATGGAGAAATCAACGATATTCTGAGGGCGCTGATCCCGTGCCGGAAAGGTAGCTCCGATAAGACCTTCGACTCCCTCAATAAAGGGATCCAGGAATCCCCCATGCCGCCACAGAAAAGGGATCTCTACCCCTGCTTCTAGGGCCTCTGTGATACCATAGGTCAGGATCAGCGCCAATCGACTGATTTCTTGATCCAGAAGGATGAAAATATTCGGGGGATTCGAGTTGATATTTAACGTGTTACTCTCTGCGAAGTTCAGCTCGACTTT containing:
- a CDS encoding DUF58 domain-containing protein, which gives rise to MWPSNYIVKLTREGKIFSGLTLLIGIAAVNTGNNLLYLILGMMSSFIITSGLLSTLSLRKIQVQRTLPEHIYARKPFSVKVTLTNHKRLFPSFSLLVEDLSQEFSELPKAFFIKIPAKGEVTLRYTLVLGRRGLHSLKGLKVSTGYPFGLCLRARILDPKQKVLVYPKIESIHGLSDSPAFLEGEQEVDRRGMGTDFNGIREYTPGDSSRRIHWKTTAKSSRLMVREFEDESRRRATLIVDTSCPSEWEAEMGSQSLVQKLDDAVDMAASYAWHFLHQNFEVQLITPSETVSFNGGCVHLFKILRVLALLEPTHGQARARLLAAAQKLNGKGGLQILIGLDGKTSIFHSSGFIRGISSVRVDGHRPFQSIPIKDGP
- a CDS encoding DUF3187 family protein, with the protein product MKHLILRGSWWVVLQMVLSVVAYPASLPQGPLAVHNYHPLQGLFLSFPTEQAETLPRNRLKVELNFAESNTLNINSNPPNIFILLDQEISRLALILTYGITEALEAGVEIPFLWRHGGFLDPFIEGVEGLIGATFPARDQRPQNIVDFSILRTTDGTSLEFTTGDSGPGDIILKGKFHLVKESPGHWGIAARAALKLPTGDETLVFGSGHPDFGIGAVFQKSLGNFTLYGDTNLIFPGGPLEPFDWDLRPIFSFGFAGEYRWTPRFSLLAQLGFHTTPFHDTGATSLDNGSAFELTAGFSCRIWKDLIWKLGGVENLNRPQSTPDFSVVSSLGFQWTP
- the recA gene encoding recombinase RecA gives rise to the protein MNNNDLEKRSKALDLAVSQINKQFGKGAIMKLGQEETVENIPVISTGCLSLDLALGVGGVPRGRIIEIYGTEASGKTTLALHIAAEAQKQGGTVAFIDAEHALDAKYARRLGVNTDELLISQPDHGEQALEIADILVRSGAIDLVIIDSVAALVPKAELEGEMGDAQMGLQARLMSQAMRKLAAVISKSRTTVIFINQIREKIGIMFGNNETTTGGRALKFYASQRLEVRKMTSIKQGQDVIGSRTKVKVVKNKVAPPFKEAEFDILYGEGISREGDILDLASNLGIMTKSGAWYAYNGERIGQGREAVKAYLKEHPEVTEMITQQIRERWSLDKPRSMKSVSTPEPEGFMEMGSISEEVEVSTLAEV